Proteins encoded together in one Oncorhynchus mykiss isolate Arlee chromosome 7, USDA_OmykA_1.1, whole genome shotgun sequence window:
- the LOC110528777 gene encoding endophilin-B2 isoform X2 has product MDITRLAVDAGAFINRAVQYTEEALGQAEKTELDSRLGSLLDRAESTKTWTDKIISQTETLLQPNPGSRLEDLLYKGLDWSAPERPTPHELLSENMMDAALELGRHTPYGSTLIKCGELERQIGLANKKLIQSTDINFLSPLRRFTDQEYTVIQNERRQLVNKRLDLDIAKARLRKAQEADIEARGLNANPLGEEYVAHVSYMFSFLRVRWLKMWAQEVSQAEMELRISQCVFDRQSEITRLLLEGINTTHAAHLRSLSDFVEAQGSYYAQCYQLTQDLHTQLAW; this is encoded by the exons ATGGATATCACGAGGCTCGCTGTGGACGCGGGCGCGTTTATCAACCGAGCTGTTCAG TATACGGAGGAAGCTCTGGGACAGGCTGAGAAGACAGAGTTGGACAGCCGGTTGGGGAGTCTCCTGGACAGAGCAGAGTCCACTAAGACCTGGACTGACAAAATCATCTCACAGACTGAGACTTTATTGCAGCCTAACCCTG GATCTCGTTTAGAGGACTTGTTGTATAAGGGTCTGGATTGGAGCGCCCCTGAGAGGCCAACCCCCCACGAGCTGCTGAGTGAAAACATGATGGACGCTGCTCTGGAACTGGGGAGACACACACcctacg gtagtaCTCTGATTAAGTGTGGGGAGTTGGAGAGGCAGATCGGGTTGGCGAACAAGAAGCTGATCCAGAGTACAGACATCAACTTCCTGTCTCCGCTACGGAGGTTTACTGACCAGGAATACACAGtcatacag aatgagCGCAGGCAGCTGGTGAATAAGCGGTTAGATCTGGACATTGCAAAGGCCAGACTGAGAAAGGCACAGGAAGCAGACATCGAGGCCCGG ggtctAAATGCTAACCCATTAGGAGAGGAGTATGTAGCTCATGTCTCCTACATGTTCAGCTTCCTACGAGTCAGATGGCTGAAG ATGTGGGCCCAGGAAGTCTCTCAGGCAGAGATGGAGCTGAGgatctctcagtgtgtgtttgaccgacagtcagagatcaccagaCTACTGCTGGAGGGAATCAACACTACACAT GCTGCCCATTTGAGAAGCCTGTCTGACTTTGTAGAAGCCCAGGGTAGCTACTACGCTCAGTGTTACCAGCTCACACAGGACCTACACACCCAACTGGCctg GTAA
- the LOC110528898 gene encoding uncharacterized protein LOC110528898 translates to MLVNRVWHVVCVLCCVCVNAEEYEVNYADNYENEITQDQQDGDSPVTTCQATDLSRWNKLFVALEDSHQRDMMLMEALEQRCGAPGVCQQCLPAIEAVCRGQTEQASPRLHQGLVELKEEVTEREGRINSSLQQIKQEGAESYGRMMAVLHHLLQNSKEQNHRLHRLEESKLTGEVTEGAGSIGAGHREAEPIRTGHKENRLGLGEGLSGRGGPIGTKPGSIGAGLGLGLGMKLFSSSTKKQLVTSSPSSDPGKIERPLVAIAMEMQKVQTQLDLISSVGN, encoded by the exons ATGTTGGTGAACAGGGTCTGGCATGTGGTGTGtgtgctctgctgtgtgtgtgtgaacgcagAGGAATATGAAGTGAACTACGCAGACAACTACGAAAACGAGATTACACAGGACCAACAGGACG GGGACTCCCCTGTGACTACCTGCCAGGCTACAGACCTCTCTCGCTGGAACAAACTCTTTGTGGCTCTGGAGGACTCCCACCAGAGGGATATGATGCTGATGGAAGCCCTGGAGCAACGCTGTGGAGCCCCGGGAGTCTGCCAGCAGTGCCTGCCCGCCATCGAGGCAGTTTGCCGGGGGCAGACAGAGCAGGCGAGCCCCAGGCTCCATCAAGGCCTAGTGGAGCTGAAGGAGGAGGTAACAGAGCGAGAGGGGAGGATTAATTCTTCACTACAGCAGATCAAACAGGAGGGAGCAGAAAGTTATGGGAGGATGATGGCTGTGTTACATCATCTCCTTCAGAACAGCAAAGAGCAGAACCATAGACTACATCGATTGGAGGAGAGTAAGCTGACAGGGGAGGTGACAGAAGGGGCTGGATCTATAGGAGCCGGGCATAGAGAAGCAGAGCCAATCAGGACAGGGCATAAAGAGAATAGGTTGGGTTTGGGGGAGGGGCTTAGTGGGAGAGGTGGACCAATAGGGACGAAGCCTGGCAGTATAGGGGCGGGTCTCGGACTGGGTTTGGGCATGAAGCTGTTCTCGTCAAGCACAAAGAAACAGTTAGTGACATCATCGCCATCATCGGACCCGGGAAAGATTGAGCGGCCTCTGGTTGCTATAGCGATGGAAATGCAGAAGGTGCAGACCCAGCTGGACCTAATATCCTCTGTAGGGAACTAA
- the LOC110528777 gene encoding endophilin-B2 isoform X3, with product MDITRLAVDAGAFINRAVQYTEEALGQAEKTELDSRLGSLLDRAESTKTWTDKIISQTETLLQPNPGSRLEDLLYKGLDWSAPERPTPHELLSENMMDAALELGRHTPYGSTLIKCGELERQIGLANKKLIQSTDINFLSPLRRFTDQEYTVIQNERRQLVNKRLDLDIAKARLRKAQEADIEARGLNANPLGEEYVAHVSYMFSFLRVRWLKMWAQEVSQAEMELRISQCVFDRQSEITRLLLEGINTTHAAHLRSLSDFVEAQALPL from the exons ATGGATATCACGAGGCTCGCTGTGGACGCGGGCGCGTTTATCAACCGAGCTGTTCAG TATACGGAGGAAGCTCTGGGACAGGCTGAGAAGACAGAGTTGGACAGCCGGTTGGGGAGTCTCCTGGACAGAGCAGAGTCCACTAAGACCTGGACTGACAAAATCATCTCACAGACTGAGACTTTATTGCAGCCTAACCCTG GATCTCGTTTAGAGGACTTGTTGTATAAGGGTCTGGATTGGAGCGCCCCTGAGAGGCCAACCCCCCACGAGCTGCTGAGTGAAAACATGATGGACGCTGCTCTGGAACTGGGGAGACACACACcctacg gtagtaCTCTGATTAAGTGTGGGGAGTTGGAGAGGCAGATCGGGTTGGCGAACAAGAAGCTGATCCAGAGTACAGACATCAACTTCCTGTCTCCGCTACGGAGGTTTACTGACCAGGAATACACAGtcatacag aatgagCGCAGGCAGCTGGTGAATAAGCGGTTAGATCTGGACATTGCAAAGGCCAGACTGAGAAAGGCACAGGAAGCAGACATCGAGGCCCGG ggtctAAATGCTAACCCATTAGGAGAGGAGTATGTAGCTCATGTCTCCTACATGTTCAGCTTCCTACGAGTCAGATGGCTGAAG ATGTGGGCCCAGGAAGTCTCTCAGGCAGAGATGGAGCTGAGgatctctcagtgtgtgtttgaccgacagtcagagatcaccagaCTACTGCTGGAGGGAATCAACACTACACAT GCTGCCCATTTGAGAAGCCTGTCTGACTTTGTAGAAGCCCAGG CGCTCCCCCTTTGA
- the LOC110528777 gene encoding cell surface glycoprotein 1 isoform X1 — protein sequence MDITRLAVDAGAFINRAVQYTEEALGQAEKTELDSRLGSLLDRAESTKTWTDKIISQTETLLQPNPGSRLEDLLYKGLDWSAPERPTPHELLSENMMDAALELGRHTPYGSTLIKCGELERQIGLANKKLIQSTDINFLSPLRRFTDQEYTVIQNERRQLVNKRLDLDIAKARLRKAQEADIEARGLNANPLGEEYVAHVSYMFSFLRVRWLKMWAQEVSQAEMELRISQCVFDRQSEITRLLLEGINTTHAAHLRSLSDFVEAQGSYYAQCYQLTQDLHTQLACAPPLICYNNNWHLETNQPSTGNLPLPTIQPLATSDSATTNQATSQPLTTTQPLATCESSTTIQATSQPLSTNQANSQPLATNQTANESSKTNKSSTTNKSLTNNQTSRQLLATTGFSTTNQALSIIQTNSQALQTNQATSQALQTNQATSQPLQTNQATSQPLQTNQAIRQPLQTNQATSQPLQTNQATSQPLQTNQATSQPLQTNLATSQPLQTNQATSQPLGTNQATSQPLQTNQETRQPLQTNPPTSQPLGTNQATSQPQQTNQATSQPLQTNQATNQPLGTNQATSQPLQTNQATRQPLQTNLATSQPLGTNQPTLTNQPGNQPTPTNQPGNQPTSRNQPGNQPTSRNQPGNQPTSTNQPGNQTTPTNQPGNQPTSRNQPGNQPIPTNHPGNQ from the exons ATGGATATCACGAGGCTCGCTGTGGACGCGGGCGCGTTTATCAACCGAGCTGTTCAG TATACGGAGGAAGCTCTGGGACAGGCTGAGAAGACAGAGTTGGACAGCCGGTTGGGGAGTCTCCTGGACAGAGCAGAGTCCACTAAGACCTGGACTGACAAAATCATCTCACAGACTGAGACTTTATTGCAGCCTAACCCTG GATCTCGTTTAGAGGACTTGTTGTATAAGGGTCTGGATTGGAGCGCCCCTGAGAGGCCAACCCCCCACGAGCTGCTGAGTGAAAACATGATGGACGCTGCTCTGGAACTGGGGAGACACACACcctacg gtagtaCTCTGATTAAGTGTGGGGAGTTGGAGAGGCAGATCGGGTTGGCGAACAAGAAGCTGATCCAGAGTACAGACATCAACTTCCTGTCTCCGCTACGGAGGTTTACTGACCAGGAATACACAGtcatacag aatgagCGCAGGCAGCTGGTGAATAAGCGGTTAGATCTGGACATTGCAAAGGCCAGACTGAGAAAGGCACAGGAAGCAGACATCGAGGCCCGG ggtctAAATGCTAACCCATTAGGAGAGGAGTATGTAGCTCATGTCTCCTACATGTTCAGCTTCCTACGAGTCAGATGGCTGAAG ATGTGGGCCCAGGAAGTCTCTCAGGCAGAGATGGAGCTGAGgatctctcagtgtgtgtttgaccgacagtcagagatcaccagaCTACTGCTGGAGGGAATCAACACTACACAT GCTGCCCATTTGAGAAGCCTGTCTGACTTTGTAGAAGCCCAGGGTAGCTACTACGCTCAGTGTTACCAGCTCACACAGGACCTACACACCCAACTGGCctg CGCTCCCCCTTTGATCTGCTACAATAACAACTGGCACTTAGAAACTAACCAACCCTCAACAGGTAACCTGCCCTTACCAACCATTCAGCCCCTAGCAACCAGTGACTCTGCAACAACCAACCAGGCAACTAGCCAACCCTTAACAACCACCCAGCCCTTAGCAACATGTGAGTCTTCGACAACCATCCAGGCAACTAGCCAACCCCTATCAACCAACCAGGCAAACAGCCAACCCTTAGCAACCAACCAGACAGCCAATGAGTCCTCAAAAACCAACAAGTCCTCGACAACCAATAAGTCCTTGACAAACAACCAGACAAGCAGACAACTCTTAGCAACCACTGGATTCTCTACAACCAACCAG GCTTTGTCAATCATCCAGACAAACAGCCAAGCCCTACAAACCAACCAGGCAACCAGCCAAGCCCTACAAACCAACCAGGCAACCAGCCAACCCCTACAAACCAACCAGGCAACCAGCCAACCCCTACAAACCAACCAGGCAATCCGCCAACCCCTACAAACCAACCAAGCAACCAGCCAACCCCTACAAACCAACCAGGCAACCAGCCAACCCCTACAAACCAACCAGGCAACCAGCCAACCCCTACAAACCAACCTGGCAACCAGCCAACCTCTGCAAACCAACCAGGCAACCAGCCAACCTCTAGGAACCAACCAGGCAACCAGCCAACCTCTACAAACCAACCAGGAAACCAGACAACCCCTACAAACCAACCCGCCAACCAGCCAACCTCTAGGAACCAACCAGGCAACCAGCCAACCCCAACAAACCAACCAGGCAACAAGCCAACCCCTACAAACCAACCAGGCAACCAACCAACCTCTAGGAACCAACCAGGCAACCAGCCAACCTCTACAAACCAACCAGGCAACCAGACAACCCCTACAAACCAACCTGGCAACCAGCCAACCTCTaggaaccaaccaaccaaccctgaCAAACCAACCAGGCAACCAGCCAACCCCTACAAACCAACCAGGCAACCAGCCAACCTCTAGGAACCAACCAGGCAACCAGCCAACCTCTAGGAACCAACCAGGCAACCAGCCAACCTCTACAAACCAACCAGGCAACCAGACAACCCCTACAAACCAACCCGGCAACCAGCCAACCTCTAGGAACCAACCAGGCAACCAGCCAATCCCTACAAACCATCCAGGCAACCAATGA